In the Phytoactinopolyspora mesophila genome, CATTACGCGTGTATGGAGTGCTTCGGGCCGCTGGAAGTTGCCTACAACTACGGCACCGTGACGCGCGAGCGAATTGAATCCGGACCAAAGTCGATCTGGCGGTACCGGGATCTGCTACCCGTGCCGGAAAACGTGGCGAGCATCCCGAACACCGAGCCGGGCTTCACGCCACTCTTGCGAGCTGACAATCTCGGGCGTGAGCTCGGCCTGAAGGCGCTCTGGGTGAAGAACGACGCCGCCAATCCCACCCACTCCTTCAAGGACAGGGTCGTGGCCGTGGCGCTGGCCGCAGCGCGTGAGCTGGGCTTCACGGTGCTCGCCTGTCCGTCCACCGGAAACCTGGCGAACGCCGTTGCTGCCGCCGCTGCCCGCGCCGGGATCCGCAGCTTTGTGTTCATTCCGAGCGACCTCGAGCAGCAGAAGGTCATCACCAGCGCCGTTTACGGCACCACTCTCGTGGCGGTTGAGGGCAACTACGACGACGTCAATCGGCTTGCGTCGGAGCTGGCCGGTCAGCACGAAGACTGGGCGTTCGTGAACGTCAACGTCCGTCCGTACTACGCCGAGGGGTCGAAGACGCTCGGATATGAGACCGCCGAGCAGCTGGGTTGGCGCTTGCCGCAGCAGGTCGTCATCCCGGTGGCCAGCGGGGCGCAGCTGGTCAAGGTCGACAAAGCTTTCCACGAGTTGGTGAAACTCGGCCTGGTCGAGGGCGAGCAACCGGCCATCTTCGGCGCGCAGGCCACCGGATGCTCGCCGGTCTCGACGGCATTCCGCGAGGGCCACGACGTCGTCCGGCCCGTTCGGCCCGACACCATCGCGAAATCGCTGGCGATCGGCAATCCTGCCGACGGTCCGTACGTCCTGGACGTGAGCCGGCGCACCGGCGGAGCTGTCGCCGATGTCTCCGACGACGAGGTCGTGGAGGGTATTCGCCTGCTGGCGCGCACCGAAGGGATCTTCGCCGAGACCGCGGGTGGTGTCACCGTCGCGGTCCTCGCCAAGCTGCTGCGCGAGGGCAAACTCGACCCGGACGCCGAAACGGTTATCTTCAATACCGGAGAGGGCTTGAAGACCCTCGACGCGGTCGCGCCCGTGGTCGGGCCGGCCGGCACCATCGCACCGACTACCGAGGCGTTCCACACCCTCGTCCCGGAGGCATAGAGAGAGCCATGAGTGTTGCTGTTCGAGTCCCCACGATTCTGCGTACCTACACGAAGGGTGAGGCAGACGTCTCTGTCGACGTGGCAGATGATGCCGTGCTGGCCGATGTGGTCGAGGCCCTCGATGCCGCTTACCCGGGAATCAAGGCGCGGATTCTCGACGACACGGGGGAGATCCGGCGTTTCGTCAACGTCTATGTCAATGACGATGACGTGCGCTTCGCTTCGGGGCTGAAGACGCCGACGCCGTCCGGGACCAAGGTCGCCGTTATTCCTGCCGTCGCCGGCGGCTGACGCGCTCCTGAATGATCATGTTTGGTAGGTCTTCTCGGGCCTCACCATGCCTGCGGGCCTGATGACGCGCGAGAAAACCCACCAAACGTGATCATTTTGCGTTGGTGGGTGGGAGTGTTGGGCGGCGGTCCGCGCTCGGTTAGCCGACCGTCACTCGGTTGATCTCGAAGGTCTCCTCAACCCAGGGAAAGACCCAGAAGAACAACGCAGCCATGATTCCGACGATCAAGATAAGAAAGGTCACCAGGCGAACCGGCCAGGGGCCGGGTAGGTGACGCCACACCCACGCGTACATATCTGTCTATCGCTCCTCAGCGTCGACCAGGACTCCGCTGGCGTACATCCGGTGGGATGATCCCCATCGAGGCCAGCAGGTGGTCAACGTCAGGCGGGCTTCGGTTGGTTCCGTACTGCGGGGCTCGCCCGGTACTGGGTCGACGACCCAGCTGTCACGAATCCCGATTTTGTTGCCGTCCGGGTGCCCGTTGGG is a window encoding:
- the thrC gene encoding threonine synthase, coding for MTITETPVAGKARADGPDLGRATHLSCRECAATVELGPHYACMECFGPLEVAYNYGTVTRERIESGPKSIWRYRDLLPVPENVASIPNTEPGFTPLLRADNLGRELGLKALWVKNDAANPTHSFKDRVVAVALAAARELGFTVLACPSTGNLANAVAAAAARAGIRSFVFIPSDLEQQKVITSAVYGTTLVAVEGNYDDVNRLASELAGQHEDWAFVNVNVRPYYAEGSKTLGYETAEQLGWRLPQQVVIPVASGAQLVKVDKAFHELVKLGLVEGEQPAIFGAQATGCSPVSTAFREGHDVVRPVRPDTIAKSLAIGNPADGPYVLDVSRRTGGAVADVSDDEVVEGIRLLARTEGIFAETAGGVTVAVLAKLLREGKLDPDAETVIFNTGEGLKTLDAVAPVVGPAGTIAPTTEAFHTLVPEA
- a CDS encoding ubiquitin-like small modifier protein 1, which gives rise to MSVAVRVPTILRTYTKGEADVSVDVADDAVLADVVEALDAAYPGIKARILDDTGEIRRFVNVYVNDDDVRFASGLKTPTPSGTKVAVIPAVAGG